The following is a genomic window from Nicotiana tabacum cultivar K326 chromosome 3, ASM71507v2, whole genome shotgun sequence.
TGGTGAAAGGAGGAGTTATTTAATTTTCCAATCTGTTCAAACTTAGTTGCATCCTGTGTTTACACCGAACCAAGCAATTTAACATTAGCAGTTAAAAGTTATAGTGAGTAATACATATCACTTAACCATGGTTATATAATAACCTTGTTTATGAGAGGTCTACATAGAGAACTTAAGCTGTGGTTTTTAATTCGCTTTGTACCTGTTGTATGTTTGGGCAGTTCTTTTCAATGGAAAACTTGGTTTACTTATCTCTTCCATGCCCCTTTGTGATTTGATTTGGTTGGTTCATAGCTATTGCAGAGGGCCTTTCATCTAGGGCCTCAAGTAACAGTCGCAACAGGCGTAGAAGAGTCTCTACAGATCAAGCAACAAACAGTGGTGGCATTCGCATAGACCTAGAAGGACATAGCTGTCCAAAGGTAATTACATGCCATGTACTACAGCTGAAATTCTTGTTTCTAATGTGATCTGTAATTTCCTTTGCAAaagatatatttcaatggatccaccGCCTCGTGTTTTGAAACGTTAGTCTGATTAATTTCGTTATGCAGTGGAAGTTTGGTTGTGACGTTCTGTCTCATATCGTTTGACTTGTATGATCTGCAATTGCGTTGATATATTAAAGTTCCAATTTTAGGTAAGGGACTTGTTGCTTTTGTGACTGCAGCCTTACTACCTCTAAGCGTTCTTTATACAGTATATAAAAGACTTTTTATAAGTCATTGTATCTTTGAGTTCTTTGCTGGCCTTTTGACTAGTTTCTGGCTTTTTGCTGATATTTCAAGTGTACAATACTTGGCTTGCTTAACTTGTGTTATAATGCAGAAGTCTAAATAGCTTATAGTTATGAAGTGGGTTCAAGCTTGGATTTCTCTCTGTCTTTTTCATCTAATTGTCAAAGTCAACTTTCAGAGAATTCAGTTTTATCAGTACACATATGACCTGGTTCAGACTGTTACTTAATCTTTATGCAaagtaaatattttctttttggttttgtttCCCATGCCAGATTGTCGATGTAAAAAGTGCAATACCACCAAAACCGAAAGAGCCCGCATTCAGCTGTCCAGTGTGCATGGGTCCATTAGTTGAGGAGATGTCGACTAAATGTGGTCACATTTTCTGCAAGGCATGCATAAAAGCGTCGATAGCTGCTCAACATAAATGTCCTACATGTAGGAGAAAAATCACTATGAGAGACACCATAAGAGTGTATCTTCCAACCACAAGTTAAGTCAAAGGTTTGTCTACTGCTCCATCgaaactttttccttttttttttttgggtggggtggggggtggggtggggggtgggggggttTGCTCTATGACCTTTCTATGCGTTCCAAACATTTTGGCCTGTTTCACAATATTTGCCTAAGCTGGGAGTTAATGTCTGAAATTTGGAAAAGAAGTATCTCAGAATTAATTCCGATCGCCATTAGATAAAAAGTAAATTGGACAATAAAAATAATTGAAGAAGGTTATTGAATTGGTCTGGAACATGTAGTATCTGTGTGCAAAACCCGTGGGATCTTCTACATTGCGTGCACAGAAGAAACATTTTGAAGTGGCTATGTGTGTCACTCCGACTTTTTTTCAGTTTAATTGTTGGTTTTACCTTTTCTTCCTTCTTGCTTGAAGAGATAATAAAGAAGTTCTTGTTCACTCTAAAAAGATGGTTTTATTAGTTGATCTTTTGCACGATATTTGTTTGTGAACCTCCATTCTTTAGTCTAGCAGTAAAGATGATATTCATTGTTTATAAGGAGTTTAGAATTGGGTGATTTCTGTTGCACCAATCTTGATAATAGTTAAGTATAACTGATTATCTAATGGTTTTTAATGGATTTTGTCTCAACAAATTAACTATACGTGACTAGGATGTTTGCTGTGTTTATTGGGTTATTCCATATGAACTTGCTTCTGATCTTTTCCGTTCCTTCAATTTTCAATTATTTACTCTTTGGTTGTTTTTtgttggtgtgtgtgtgtgtggggggggggggggtgaataAATGGAGTAGGATCGTTTTTGTGTGCTTGTGTTGTAATCTTCTCCTTACACAAGGAAAGTGCTAAGTGGTGATTTGGTTCACGTGCGAGTTATGCTGTAGGGATGGTTTATGCAGTGAACAATAATAAAGGGGTTGTTAGACGGTAAAACATAATGGAGGATTGTTATGCAGTGAATGATGACATCTTGGTCTTTAAGTATTTTTAATCCCTATATTAGTACACGTATTCTTATTCCATATTTTATCTCGCATAACATATTATATAGATTTCTGCATAACTTATGCATGTACCATTTAATATCGCTAGCCAAACGCTGTAGTATTAGTTATGCGGAAATATTTTACTTATACGGTCAACCACAGACTCCATT
Proteins encoded in this region:
- the LOC107827757 gene encoding uncharacterized protein LOC107827757 isoform X1, which encodes MSTRDRGSQLIRRTRSRSQRSTVVNVDLNVAPPSENRDQEGTSVPVVFGDATHGQRGASLTPAAIDVEALDDDVIISSPRAFAEAKNNSRRNRGRVIVVDVDSAIAEGLSSRASSNSRNRRRRVSTDQATNSGGIRIDLEGHSCPKIVDVKSAIPPKPKEPAFSCPVCMGPLVEEMSTKCGHIFCKACIKASIAAQHKCPTCRRKITMRDTIRVYLPTTS
- the LOC107827757 gene encoding uncharacterized protein LOC107827757 isoform X2, with the translated sequence MSTRDRGSQLIRRTRSRSQRSTVVNVDLNVAPPSENRDQEGTSVPVVFGDATHGQRGASLTPAAIDVEALDDDVIISSPRAFAEAKNNSRRNRGRVIVVDVDSEGLSSRASSNSRNRRRRVSTDQATNSGGIRIDLEGHSCPKIVDVKSAIPPKPKEPAFSCPVCMGPLVEEMSTKCGHIFCKACIKASIAAQHKCPTCRRKITMRDTIRVYLPTTS